A part of Solicola gregarius genomic DNA contains:
- a CDS encoding Lrp/AsnC family transcriptional regulator, with product MEDIDRQIVEALATDGRASFTDLGKLTGLSTSAVHQRVKRLEQRGVITGYRAIVDLAQVGLPLSAFISIRPIDPSQPDDSPERLRDIREIESCYSVAGEESYILKVRVNAPNDLEELLARIRTAANVSTRTTIVLSTPYENRPVDL from the coding sequence GTGGAAGACATCGACCGGCAGATCGTCGAGGCGTTGGCCACCGACGGCCGCGCGTCGTTCACCGATCTCGGCAAGCTCACCGGGCTCTCCACGTCGGCCGTACACCAGCGCGTCAAGCGGCTCGAGCAGCGCGGCGTCATCACCGGCTACCGCGCGATCGTCGACCTTGCGCAGGTCGGACTCCCGCTGTCGGCGTTCATCTCGATCCGCCCGATCGACCCGAGCCAGCCCGACGACTCTCCCGAGCGCCTGCGTGACATCAGGGAGATCGAGTCGTGCTACTCGGTCGCGGGCGAGGAGAGCTACATCCTCAAGGTCCGGGTGAACGCACCGAACGACCTCGAGGAGCTGCTGGCCCGTATTCGTACGGCCGCGAACGTTTCCACCCGGACCACGATCGTCCTCTCCACGCCGTACGAGAATCGCCCCGTCGACCTCTGA
- a CDS encoding 5'-3' exonuclease: MADSAKRLLLLDTASLYFRAFFGIPDTIRAPDGTPVNALRGLLDFVARLVSDYRPDAIAACWDDDWRPAWRVELLPTYKAHRVEEVVEDDPDVEETPDLLSPQVPLIAEALGLLGIAVVGAADNEADDVIGTLTHRWDGPVDIVTGDRDLFQLVDDALKHRVLYTARGVGNLEQVTDEVIVGKYGVRPHQYVDFAVLRGDPSDGLPGIAGIGDKTAAALVREYGTLDAIREAAGDRWSDIKPRARRNIVEGADYLDVAPKVVRVASDAAIGDPELSLGPIADSEAERFREFAVRWGLGGAEQRILDALAHYR; this comes from the coding sequence ATGGCCGATTCCGCGAAGCGTCTGCTGCTGCTCGACACCGCGTCGTTGTACTTTCGCGCGTTCTTCGGCATACCCGACACGATCCGCGCTCCCGACGGTACGCCGGTGAATGCGCTACGCGGGCTGTTGGACTTCGTCGCGCGACTCGTCTCCGACTACCGTCCGGACGCCATCGCCGCGTGCTGGGACGACGACTGGCGCCCGGCCTGGCGGGTCGAGCTGTTGCCGACGTACAAGGCCCACCGAGTCGAGGAGGTCGTCGAGGACGACCCCGATGTCGAGGAGACACCCGACCTGCTCTCGCCGCAGGTACCGCTGATCGCGGAGGCGCTCGGGTTGCTGGGTATCGCCGTCGTCGGAGCGGCGGATAACGAGGCCGACGACGTGATCGGGACCCTCACCCATCGCTGGGACGGGCCGGTCGACATCGTCACCGGCGACCGCGACCTGTTCCAGCTGGTCGACGACGCGCTGAAGCATCGGGTGCTCTACACCGCGCGAGGCGTCGGGAACCTCGAGCAGGTGACCGACGAGGTGATCGTCGGCAAGTACGGCGTACGCCCGCATCAGTACGTCGACTTCGCGGTGCTGCGCGGAGATCCGTCCGACGGGCTGCCGGGCATCGCGGGCATCGGCGACAAGACGGCCGCCGCGCTGGTGCGGGAGTACGGCACGCTCGATGCGATCCGCGAGGCGGCGGGCGATCGCTGGTCTGACATCAAGCCGCGCGCCCGGCGCAACATCGTCGAGGGAGCCGACTACCTCGATGTGGCGCCGAAGGTCGTACGGGTGGCCAGCGATGCAGCGATCGGCGACCCCGAGCTGTCCCTGGGGCCGATCGCCGACAGCGAGGCGGAGCGGTTCCGCGAGTTCGCGGTTCGCTGGGGACTCGGCGGAGCCGAACAGCGCATCCTCGACGCCCTCGCCCACTACCGCTGA
- a CDS encoding M24 family metallopeptidase yields MTSDLRGRLLRAGEVAAERGIDTLLVSPGSDLRYLTGYDAKPLERLTCLVLPTDRPPALVVPLLERHVAEASGVADLGIEIVTWEETDDPYALVAAHIGSHAPTIAYDNQMWAEKVLAFADAIPGAKQTLAGEVIGALRMRKSDAEIDLLREAGAAIDRVHARIGEWLRPGRTEREVGADIAAAIIDEGHATVDFVIVGSGPNGASPHHEVSDRVIEANEPVVIDIGGTTAAGYCSDSTRTYVTGAQAPPDFRDYYAVLLEAQRAQCEYVRPGVTAASVDKVGRDIIAAAGYGDAFIHRTGHGIGMETHEDPYIVDGNGLVLEAGMAFSIEPGIYLAGTHGARIEDIVICTPDGSERLNRRPRDVGYLS; encoded by the coding sequence GTGACATCAGATCTGCGCGGACGACTGCTGCGAGCGGGCGAGGTCGCGGCCGAACGGGGCATCGACACGCTGCTCGTCTCACCGGGTTCCGACCTGCGATACCTCACCGGGTACGACGCCAAGCCGCTCGAGCGGCTCACCTGTCTGGTGCTCCCGACGGACCGACCACCCGCGCTCGTCGTACCCCTGCTCGAGCGTCACGTTGCGGAAGCTTCCGGCGTCGCCGACCTCGGCATCGAGATCGTCACCTGGGAAGAGACCGACGATCCGTACGCACTCGTCGCCGCCCACATCGGCTCCCACGCGCCCACCATCGCGTACGACAACCAGATGTGGGCAGAGAAGGTACTGGCGTTCGCCGACGCGATCCCCGGCGCGAAGCAGACGCTCGCGGGCGAGGTGATCGGTGCGCTGCGGATGCGTAAGAGCGACGCCGAGATCGACCTGCTCCGCGAAGCCGGCGCCGCGATCGACCGCGTGCACGCGCGGATCGGCGAGTGGCTGCGGCCCGGACGCACCGAGCGCGAGGTCGGCGCCGACATCGCAGCGGCGATCATCGACGAGGGACACGCGACCGTCGACTTCGTCATCGTCGGGTCGGGCCCCAACGGCGCGTCGCCGCATCACGAGGTCTCCGATCGGGTCATCGAGGCGAACGAGCCGGTCGTCATCGACATCGGGGGCACCACGGCGGCCGGATACTGCTCCGACTCCACGCGTACGTACGTCACGGGTGCGCAGGCACCGCCGGACTTCCGCGACTACTACGCGGTACTCCTCGAGGCGCAGCGCGCACAGTGCGAGTACGTCCGTCCCGGAGTCACGGCCGCATCGGTCGACAAGGTGGGTCGCGACATCATCGCGGCGGCCGGGTACGGCGACGCGTTCATCCACCGCACGGGTCATGGCATCGGCATGGAGACCCACGAAGACCCGTACATCGTCGACGGCAACGGCCTCGTGCTCGAGGCCGGCATGGCGTTCTCCATCGAACCCGGCATCTACCTCGCCGGCACCCACGGCGCGCGCATCGAAGACATCGTCATCTGTACCCCCGATGGCTCCGAGCGGCTCAACCGACGGCCGCGCGACGTCGGCTACCTGAGCTGA